A stretch of DNA from Methanoplanus endosymbiosus:
AAGTTCTGAAGCTTTCATAACTGAAAATGGCCGGCATAACTGACTGCCGCTCTGTGACTGATCTCTATTGGAGAGTAATTAATTTATATCTTAGCGTCACAGAAGTGTATTTAAGTACTCCTGTACACTCTGATGACCTATGAAGAACAAAATGATGACTCTCAAGACTGCCAAAAGCACAATGAATTCAGATGAAGTAGTAATGGCATTAAACAGCCTTTCTTCTGAGATTTCCGACCTGAAAAACGACCTTAAATACTATGCCAGAAAGACTGAGACAGGAATGATACATGCGGCGTATTCAGGCATGGGTGACAGCGCACTTCAAATGCTCTCAAAAGGATATGAGGAGGAAATCAGGGGAGTTATGGGGGTAATAGCCGGGGAATGCCCCATGCGTGAAGAATGCTCAGCCGCCTTCTCACAACTCCTCTCAGATATGATTACAGACTACAGAAAAGGGGAACTTGACGATGCAGGGGCTGATGAATACAGGCAGAAGATTACAGGGATGAGAGAGGCAGCACCATACCCGTCCTGCCAGAAATGCTTTGAAAAAAATGAGGATTTATTTAACAGGAGCATAAAAAGATGCTCGGCTTTCCAGGCTTTCTTCTCCGGAAGAACGCCTGCCTGTGAGGAAACACCTGTGCAGGAGATTAATCCTGAAAATATCGTGTCCTCCTACCTTGAACCGCTTGCGAATAAGCACAGGTTTAAGGTCTTACAGGAACTCTACTACGGCCCGAAATCCTTCTCTGAACTCTCGGAAGTTACAGGACTTCGCGGCGGAAACCTGCTCTTTCACATCGAAAAACTTGTTGGTACCACCATGATACTACAGAAACAGGAGAGGGGTGTGTATGTATTATCTGAAAAAGGCGCTAATGCTCTTAAAGTATCTGCCAGACTTTTGACATAGCCGGATAACGGCGAATCAGAGAAAAATCAGTTGAAATTCCGGACTAAAAAAAGGCAGATAAGACCCTGTTTGGGTAATATCTGCTGCTATTAATCTGGCTCTTATTTTATCTGGGCCTGGTCGTGTTATTACTGGTTTCTGGTCGTTTGGTTATTGCTTATTTTCTGGGACTTGTTGGGGGGGTTGTTATTGTGGGATTGTCTCTTCTTAAACCTGTTCTGGCATACAGGTTTTATAATGGCTGGATCAATATCTGGGTACAAGCGGAGGTAATCCGGGCCATTGCCAGGATATGCAGAAGAAAGGTCTGGTCTGTCTCCCTTTTCTGCCACCCTGATAAATAAGTCACCGCCTGAATATATAAATGGTTAAAATCCCGGCGATTCATGTATTTAACCGGACGGTTGAACGGCAATGGCCGCCCTTATGCGGGAATATTCAAAAAGGATAGCCTGGTTATTGTTAATTTAACGCCCTTTTGTGACAATGATAAAATAAACAGGTGATGGAGTTCACCTGAAAATGGAGTAGTAAACTCCATTTATCAGGGCCGTTAGTCTTCTTTCCTTCTCCGCCATGTGAGAGCCGCGGCCCCGGCAACTACTGCAATTACCGCAACCAATGCAAATGCAGGCAGAGTTCCACTGGCATTGCTCTTAGGGTCTGCTGCATCTGTGCTCACGGATTCTGCCGGTACAGTCTGTGCAGACGGAATTTCTTCAGAAACAGGGGCATTAGTCTTTGTGGGTATCACTTCGGTTTCCTCACCCGGAATTATTGTCTCACCAACAGCAATTCCTATTGCAAACCACGAAAATGACGGTGTTTCTGAGCTGTAATAGACATAGGTATTGTCTTCATGTATAAGAACAGTAGGGAGAGCCACCCACTTATCATTTATGTAGTGCAGCATGACCACATCGCCTTTTGTATATCCGTTTTTGGAAAGCCAGGCCTTTGCAACCCTGAATTCAAACACTCCGCCTGAAACTGCGGATGCGTCCGCATGGTACATTTTAACATCCTCATACTCATAGACATCTGTATCCGGAGCACCTACAGATGGAGGATAACTCTGTTTATGCACTGTTACCATCAGTTCTGGTGTATCCTCGGTGACTTTTACAGAGAAATCATATACAGCACCTTTACCGTTAAAATCAAATGATGCAGAATCTCCTGCTTTCAGATGTTTGGATGCACCAACACCCGTATCACTATTTGAACCACCGCCTGAGGAAGAACCGCCACCTGAAGGTGCTGCTGTCGGGGCAGGTGTAGGAGCAGCATTTACAGTAAACACACCTGTGACATTGACAGATTTCATATCCGGATTTGTGATATTAATGTCCCACATTCCGGTTGTAGCGCCGGTAAGATCAAATGAACAGGTGATGGTCTTATTTCCGGCAGAGACCAAAACTCCGGTTGCATTGATGTCAGACTGACCGGATTTTTTAAGGGCTACAAGGGGAGAACTATAAAAGTTAGCACCGGACACCGTAACTGCTACTGCCGGGTTACCGGTTGTACCTGTGGATGGGACAATGCCTGAAAAGATTGGTGCACCATATAATACTGTAAACTTATCCACGGCATTGACAGACTGCATATCCGGGTTGGTGATATTGACATCCCACATGCCAGGCGATGCTCCGGTAAGGTTAAACGAGCAGGTGATGGATGTATTGCCGGCAGGGACAGAGACGTTTTCTGCCGTAATATCACTCTGACCGGCTTTTTTAAGTTTTACAACCGGAGTTCCGTAGAAATTTATACCGGTTATTATAACTCCGGCAGATGCGTTATCAGCAGCACCGGACGACGGGGCAATTCCGGCAAAGACTGGTGCTCCGCATAGTACCTTAAACTTATCAGCAGCATTTACAGACTGCATATCCGGGTTTGTGATATTGACATCCCACATGCCAGGCGATGCTCCGGTAAGGTTAAACGAACAGGTGATGGTTGTATTGCCGGCAGAGACCAGAACTCCGGTTGCATTGATGTCAGCCTGACCGGATTTTTTAAGTATCACAGCCGGAGGATTGTAAAAGTTCATGCCTTTTATTGTAACATTGACTGAAGTATTGTCCGCAGCACCGGATGATGGAGTAATGCCCGAGTAGATGGGTGCTCCGTATAATACCGTAAAGGCATTGGCAGCATTGACAGACTGCATATCCGGGTTGGTGATATTGACATCCCATTTGCCGGGTGATGCTCCGGTCAGGTTAAACGAACAGGCAATGGTTGTATGTCCGGCAGAGACCAGAACGCCGGTTGCGTTGATGTCATCCTGACCGGATTTCTTTAGTGTTACTTCAGGTGTGGTATAGAAGTTAGTGCCCGAAATTACAACTCCGGCAGATGCGTTATCCGCAGCACCGGACGAGGGTAAAATTCCGGTGAAGGTGGGGGCTGATGCGTTTATGAATACATAGGCCTGACCACGGTTGACACCGCCGGAACCGGCCCCAAGTGCTCCGATAAGGATGGTCTCACCACTGGCAGAGACCGAACTGCCAAACTTGTTATCATTGGCCTTATCAGAGGCGGCAAGAACCTGTACCTCACCCCAGTTGTCCGCACCACCGCTGTCTTTACTGAAGAGATATACCTGTCCGCGATCGCTGCCGCCGGAATTTGCATCCGGAGCACCGACTATTGCAGTACCATTGGCGATGAAGACAGAAGAGCCAAAGTAGTTGGCATAGCCTTTATCTGACGCAGTCAGGATTTTCACTTCGCCCCAGTTGTCCACACCGCCGCTGTCTTTATAGAAGATATAGGCCTTGCCAGAGTTAGATATTCCGGAATCTGCGTCTTTGGCTCCGACAATTGCCGTGCCATTATTGACATAAACGGAATTGCCGAAATGATCGGCATCAGCCCTGTCAGAGGCCGTGAGGATCTTAACCTCACCCCAGTTGTCCGCACCGCCACTGTCTTTATAGAAGACATAGGCCTGACCGCGGGCACTGCCGCCTGAATCTGCATAATATGCACCGACAATTGCAGTTTCATTGCTGAGTGAAACCGAATAACCAAAGTAGTCACTATTGGTCTTATCAGAGGCACTGAGAATATTAACCTCACCCCAGTTGTCCGCACCGCCGCTGTCCTTATAGAAGACATAGGCCTGACCACAATCATTCCCACCGGAATCTGCATAAGGAGCACCTATAACTACAGTGTCATTGCTGAGTGAAACGGAATAACCAAATTGGTCGCTATTAGCTTTGTCAGAGGCACTGAGGATTTTTACCTGACCCCAGTTGTCCGCACCGCCACTGTCTTTATTAAAGACATAGGCCTGACCACGGTACAAACCGCCCGATTCTGCATAACGAGCACCGACAACTACAGTATCACCGCTTAGAGAAACAGAATAACCAAACTCATCTATATCAGACTTATCAGATGCAGTGAGGATTTTCACCTGACCCCAGTTGTCCGCACCGCCGCTGTCCTTATAAAAGATATAAGCCTGACCGCGGCTGTTGCCGCCTGAATCTGCCCCTTTTGCACCGACAACGGCAACATCATCACTGATGGAAACCGAATAGCCAAACAGGTCGCCGCTGGCCTTGTCAGAAGCTGTCAGGATTTTAACCTGTGTCAGCATAGGATCGATTGTAACCGGATATACGGCATCGCTGTCGTCAGCCTCCCAGATGATTTTATCACCCGAAATGGTCATTGACGAAGCAAGAGCTCTTCCGGAAGAGTCCCAGGCCTCAATTCCGCTGTACTTATAGACAGGTCCTTCACTGTCCAGCAGATATATGCTGCCGCCTGAAGAGGAGATGCTTAAATCTCCTGACACACAGAACTCTGCGACAAGACTGCCGTCACCTTCCGGTGCTGAAAAGACAGTCATGCCATGCTCAATTCCTTCATCATGATTTTTGTACCACTCGGAAAAGCCGTTATATACAAAAGTCAGAGAACGCCCGTCAGCATCAGGCACACCTTTTCCGGGAGCCTTCAGGTCAGCACCGTGTCCTACTCCGGCAAGGGCCATACCGAAAGTTCCCCTGCCGGTTGTAAAAACAAAAGAGCCTGAACTTCCGGCAGAGACCGTTATGTCCTCCCCGGAATTGTATGCCTGCCAGGTCCCTGAGTCTTTGTCATATGTGAAGGAGTGAAGCGAGTCCATTATACTGTGCTGAAGGTTTAAATCCGGCAAATCTCCGGAGAAAAGGCCCGTTGAAACCACATCGCCCCCTCCATTATCCACGCTAAAGACGGATTGGGCATCGTTCACTGCCGGAATATTAAAGACCGAAGCAGAGGCAGAAGCTGTAAAAAAAGCAGTCAGTATAAGTAAAACAGAAATCGCTACCATTCCGGCACGACGCCGGTCTCCTCTCATAAACGGAGGAGGATTAAGAAGTCTGTACAGAATTTCCATATAAAACACCTCAAAAATGTATCCGAATAGTCAATAATATGATATAATCACATTTAATAATTTATAATTCTGGGAACAGAAAAAACCACGACTTTAGCCGTGTGAGTATGTCAGAACTCAGACTTTATCAAACATATGAAAAATGACAGCGGAAATCTGCCAGAGATCATAACTATAGTCGTAAAATAAAAAACAGGACAAACGCAGATCAGTGATCATATTTCCGGTGCACAACAAACACTACATAAAGACAACAAAAAATTAACGCAGAGGAAATATATGCTCAGGTTCGGTTATCTCCGGGTCATTGTACCTGTCCATAGTCTCAAGATATTCCGGCATCTCCTCTGTAATACACTCCTTTAGATCAGTGAATTCCTCTTCAGAAATTTCTCCTTTTTTAGCATGAATTGGTAAAACTTCTTAAGGCCTGCTGCATTTTCCTTAATTGCAGTTTTACTGGCCCATCCTGCCGTTCTGATGAACCAGTAGCCAAGAAATGAATCTATATGTCCGGTGAACACACCCTCTTTTGCATCCTCCGGTTCATCATCAAACAACATCAGAAATTCATTGATGTAAAAATCAGTATTTGACCTGTGCTTCTTAACTGTCTTATCTGAAAGACCTTTTTTCCGGAGCCAGTCTTCAAATTCAGAGAGTTTTCTTTCATTATCATTCCGGATACGCTCACATTCGGCCTCATATTTTTTATATTTTTCCTCCGGTGATAGTTCATCCTCATCCCTGTCACTGCCTCTTAATTTCAATAAAAGTTTATCACGAAATTTCTCTGATTCAGCCAGCCTTTGCTCTCTCTTCAGATCTTAATTTATCCATATCTGTATTTTCACCATATCCATATCCGTTATTTCTTTAAGCAGATGATATAATCTGACCAGTTAAGATTAATTAATCTGTTTTTTCATCTGCCCTGCCTTTAAGGGCGGCTTCCCTGATTTTCAGCTCAGTCAGTCTTTTTTCCAGGGCCTTGATCTCCTTTCTGACTTCCTTAAGCTCTGTTTTGTTCTTCTGCTCCATAAGGTAGCTATCTCCCAGTTCTGAAGAGATATAGTCTTCAAGTTCTCTTCTAAGGAGCTTAAAGTAAGGGTTGCCATAGATATTTCCTTCCTTAAATTCCAGTTTCCCTTCCCTTATACCTTTTAGAATGAATTCCTGACTTATACCATATTCTTTCTGTGCAGTCTTATCACTAAGAGTTGCCCCTTTCCGTGTCCATTCGCCATATTCTGCCATTTTGTTCCCCTGTAAAAGATTTCCTCAGTCATTCACCTGTGAATTATTATTCATGGGCATCTTTGGTAATATAATTCTTTCCACACCTGCATGCCCCATAGAGATACTCTCCGGTCCTCCGGTAAGCAGTCATCTGACATCTCAGGGATTACTGCATCTGTTTTTTTATATCCGGACGGCTCTTTTCTGTGCAGTATTTATTTGCATATAAGCTTTAAATTCACCCTTATTTTCCTGAAACAGCAGGAAATTCATTACTTTTACAACTATGAACCTTTTACCATTCAGGATATGCTTTCATACCTGCCTTCATTGCACCTGCAATTGTTCCGTCAATAAACTCTTCTCCGGGGAAAATAGCCTCATCGTCGTAGCACCGGTCACTCCACAGATATATTGCAAAATCCCAGTCATCGATGTCACCGTTGTAAGTCAGGCAGCATAAAGGATTTATTCTCCCATACTCAAATCTGTCCAGAAAGCATTTTTTACCCTGAAAACGTGGAATGTAATAGCACGTCTCTACATCAAGATATTTCCGGTTGAAACCATCAACAATCTGCCGGACTTCCTCCCGGACTGCATCTTTGATCCATTTCCGGTCTTTTTTTACTTTAACTATCTCCGTTTCTTCACATAATTTATCTTTTTTCTCATCTGTGTAACCCTTTCCACATCCCCATGCCTTATCAACAAACTCACCAAGTCTCCAGTAGCGGTTGTCTGTCATGGTAAGAACCATTGCATCTGCTTTCTTCATGTCCGGACGGTTCTTATCCGTGCAGTCTTCGTCTGCATATACGCCTTTTATTTCACCAACGAAGAGGTAATTAGTGGGCAGTTCAACGGTCTCTACAAGTTCGCACTCCATCGTAACCGGACATTCACTTATCATGGGTGCACCCTTAAGTTCGCCGCTGAAAGTTTCAAAAACTCCGGACTTGTCCGTTTTTGCTCCTGAAACAAGCCCGCAGTAGTCTGTTGCCTTAGCCATATCTGCGTCTGGGACATTCACACTAAACGTTCTGTTCTTTAAGATACCCTCCGGAGTTTTGTGCTTCTTATTTATCCCAACCGAGATCATAGGCGGATTTGCATTCGCCCTTGATGCCCAGCCGACTGTCATGAAATTTGCACGCCCTTCAATCTCAGTTCCGACAAGCACAACCGGCATCGGTATATAGACATTATTTCCGCATTTTATTTTTGACACTAAAATCACCGCTGATAATAATAATAATTCATAACCAGAAATCTAAAAAAAGTTACAGGATCTGATTATCCTGCAAAAATATGAGATTAAAAGCCTTTAAGCTTCCTCAATGGAGACTGTCCATTCCCCGTCACATATGACATTCATGAGATAATTGCAGCTTTCAGTGATCTTCACCGTAACAACATTATCATATGCACCCTCATGGTATGCAAGTGGCATCTCAGCGTTGTCAACCATAACCGGATTTCCATAGTAATCCATCAGGTGAACCTCAATTAACTGGTTATTATCTGCCTTTATCGAGATATTGTAATCGCCTTCATTTATCTGGAAGAACGGTGTTGCCTTATTTCCGGCACCTGTAAATGTCTGTGGCACAATTCCGTTGATCATCTGCGGGAATGAGAAGTCAAGTGTCCATTCAGAGTCTGCATATACTTCAACGTCTGCAACTGCGTCCTCTTCAAGCATGAATGCCTGTGTCCAGTAATATTTGCCGTCCTTCATGGACTTGTCAGCGACTTTTTCATTGTACAGATTGGTAAGTCCGATGTAGTCCTTCTCTGTACGGACTGCAATCTCGCTCTTATCAGCCTTGTCCTGTGTAAATGTCAGGAGGTGGACTCCGCCTGCAAGCTCAACTGAGGCGTTGACATCGCCTTTTCCTGAAAGGGATGCTTTTTCCTCACCGGAAACCGGGGTTGGCTGTGGGGTCTTAACCGCTGTCTCTTCCGGAGTTGCA
This window harbors:
- a CDS encoding flavin reductase family protein; this translates as MSKIKCGNNVYIPMPVVLVGTEIEGRANFMTVGWASRANANPPMISVGINKKHKTPEGILKNRTFSVNVPDADMAKATDYCGLVSGAKTDKSGVFETFSGELKGAPMISECPVTMECELVETVELPTNYLFVGEIKGVYADEDCTDKNRPDMKKADAMVLTMTDNRYWRLGEFVDKAWGCGKGYTDEKKDKLCEETEIVKVKKDRKWIKDAVREEVRQIVDGFNRKYLDVETCYYIPRFQGKKCFLDRFEYGRINPLCCLTYNGDIDDWDFAIYLWSDRCYDDEAIFPGEEFIDGTIAGAMKAGMKAYPEW
- a CDS encoding PGF-pre-PGF domain-containing protein; the encoded protein is MEILYRLLNPPPFMRGDRRRAGMVAISVLLILTAFFTASASASVFNIPAVNDAQSVFSVDNGGGDVVSTGLFSGDLPDLNLQHSIMDSLHSFTYDKDSGTWQAYNSGEDITVSAGSSGSFVFTTGRGTFGMALAGVGHGADLKAPGKGVPDADGRSLTFVYNGFSEWYKNHDEGIEHGMTVFSAPEGDGSLVAEFCVSGDLSISSSGGSIYLLDSEGPVYKYSGIEAWDSSGRALASSMTISGDKIIWEADDSDAVYPVTIDPMLTQVKILTASDKASGDLFGYSVSISDDVAVVGAKGADSGGNSRGQAYIFYKDSGGADNWGQVKILTASDKSDIDEFGYSVSLSGDTVVVGARYAESGGLYRGQAYVFNKDSGGADNWGQVKILSASDKANSDQFGYSVSLSNDTVVIGAPYADSGGNDCGQAYVFYKDSGGADNWGEVNILSASDKTNSDYFGYSVSLSNETAIVGAYYADSGGSARGQAYVFYKDSGGADNWGEVKILTASDRADADHFGNSVYVNNGTAIVGAKDADSGISNSGKAYIFYKDSGGVDNWGEVKILTASDKGYANYFGSSVFIANGTAIVGAPDANSGGSDRGQVYLFSKDSGGADNWGEVQVLAASDKANDNKFGSSVSASGETILIGALGAGSGGVNRGQAYVFINASAPTFTGILPSSGAADNASAGVVISGTNFYTTPEVTLKKSGQDDINATGVLVSAGHTTIACSFNLTGASPGKWDVNITNPDMQSVNAANAFTVLYGAPIYSGITPSSGAADNTSVNVTIKGMNFYNPPAVILKKSGQADINATGVLVSAGNTTITCSFNLTGASPGMWDVNITNPDMQSVNAADKFKVLCGAPVFAGIAPSSGAADNASAGVIITGINFYGTPVVKLKKAGQSDITAENVSVPAGNTSITCSFNLTGASPGMWDVNITNPDMQSVNAVDKFTVLYGAPIFSGIVPSTGTTGNPAVAVTVSGANFYSSPLVALKKSGQSDINATGVLVSAGNKTITCSFDLTGATTGMWDINITNPDMKSVNVTGVFTVNAAPTPAPTAAPSGGGSSSGGGSNSDTGVGASKHLKAGDSASFDFNGKGAVYDFSVKVTEDTPELMVTVHKQSYPPSVGAPDTDVYEYEDVKMYHADASAVSGGVFEFRVAKAWLSKNGYTKGDVVMLHYINDKWVALPTVLIHEDNTYVYYSSETPSFSWFAIGIAVGETIIPGEETEVIPTKTNAPVSEEIPSAQTVPAESVSTDAADPKSNASGTLPAFALVAVIAVVAGAAALTWRRRKED
- a CDS encoding winged helix-turn-helix domain-containing protein, translated to MKNKMMTLKTAKSTMNSDEVVMALNSLSSEISDLKNDLKYYARKTETGMIHAAYSGMGDSALQMLSKGYEEEIRGVMGVIAGECPMREECSAAFSQLLSDMITDYRKGELDDAGADEYRQKITGMREAAPYPSCQKCFEKNEDLFNRSIKRCSAFQAFFSGRTPACEETPVQEINPENIVSSYLEPLANKHRFKVLQELYYGPKSFSELSEVTGLRGGNLLFHIEKLVGTTMILQKQERGVYVLSEKGANALKVSARLLT